The genomic DNA ggggggtggggggaatcagaGGGTTCGGCCAGGGGGATTGAGGGGAATAGCTGGGAGAGTGCagtgaatggggagggggggcagcttCTCTTCTGTGTTGTAACCCCgtccccccacttctccccttaaCCCCCATTCCACTCTCAGGCTGCCCCGGCCTCAGCCATCTGGGAAGGGAGAGACAGCCGAGTTGGGGGGCTTTTCTGGGGGGGAGCGGGTTTGGGGGGTGAAGGCCAACATTAATGGACCCCAGAAGACCTGGATCCCCCAGGGTAGGACTTGTGGGGGACAGAGGTGAACCCCTAATTTAGCCTCACCCCTAGAAGCCGGCAGCACCCCAATCCTAGACCgactcccccatctcctcccacccccaggccaTTCTCTATGACATCGTGGTCAAGAACTTCGAGAAGATCAAGAAGCCACGGGGCGAAACCAAGGGCATGATCTACTGAGCGACCTTTCACCTCTGGCCTCCACTAATCGCAGGGCGGGTTGGGAAGAGAGGCAAAGGCGGGACTTCCTGTCGTGCCACCTGCTGCTGATCAGAAAAATAGAGCTTTAGGGGTTTCGCggccagttttgatttaaaaaaaaaaaaaaaaaaaaggcaacaaaatgccaaaaatttgcaaaatggaaaatgttcGAGGTTGTTGGGAAATTAAGGAAATGAAACTTTGTTTGCCAGAAAAGGAAACTGAACGGCCCAAAACAGACCTGGGAAATCATTTTCAAGATgcaaaaaaaacttaaaaaaaaaaaaaaaaaaaaggaaattgagCAGCAAAAAAATGAAAGGACGAGATCTGCTGGCgacacagtctctgcccccaagtCTGCGTGAAATGGCAAAAATTcagcctggccccagtgaagaAAAGCCGTAAACGAGCATGATTCAGTACGACGAGCGTCATGAAATGGAAACCATGAATGTCAAAACAAATCCCGGGACTAGAAATCCAACCCACCGCCTTACAGGGAAGATTTTGCCCCCACAAGTTCAGGTTTTTGgcattttaattctttattttgtCCTTTTCGCAACTAGTTTTGCCTTATGTTCCTTAGCGGTTTAAGGagttgcaataaaataaaattaatgaattGAAAGCAAATGGCCCCAAATTCTGTAGGGTCTGAGGTCGGTGGTGACATTTCCTTGGGGTTTTTACGGTCATATTTTGCATGTCAGGAGGTTTGGGGCATTGAATGGCCTTCAGTTTTTTGCCGTCCGACACTCATCGCTTAGGGGAAGGAGGATGCTGGGAAAACGACAGAACAATCAGGTGccgaaaaggaaaaataaaaataatccaaaagGAAATTAAAGGCCAAAATAAAAAACTTTGTGAAATCTGCAAAAACGTAGCCAACAAAGGGACCTAAATGTAGCATTTGGGGGCTGATGGGAGGAGTCTGGGCtcattgggggaggggaatgggtggaaTAAATATAAAGCAATCAGTGAAAGTCAGCTGAGTCTTCACTTGGGCCAGCCAATGGGGGCATGCCATTGTTCCAAGCAGTCCAATCAGAATACAGCCCTGGTTTCCCCAGGCCAGCCAATAGGGTCCCTCAGGCACTGCCATTGGCGACAGACACCAGCCGGGCGATCTCTGTGTTGAGGTGCTGATTGGTCCAGTCCCGTCTGATGTCATCAAGGTGGGCGTCGAAGTCGACCAATTGGGTGTGAGCTTTAGCCTCCAGCAGGGACTTACAAATGTGGCGGGAGGATTCCCAGTCGTGCCACATGACTCTGAAAgagacaggagggggtgaggtaaGTCCCGaacgcctgggtcccatccctggtCACCCTTAGGGCTGGGAGCGTGGGGTGGGCACtgtcccggacgcctgggtcccatccccggTCACCCTGAGGGTTgggagcatggggtggggggcgccgtcctggacgcctgggtcccatcctTGGTCACCTtgagggctgggagtgtggggggtgacATCCTGAACGCCTGGGTCCCATCCTCGGTAACCCTGAGGGGTGGGCATCGTGGGGGCACCATCCCagactcctgggtcccattcccagGGATTGGGTAGCATGGGGGGCCCATGGCAGGTTTTGGGGGAACCCCACTCACAGGTTCTTGTCCTTGGGGAGCCAGTGCCGATCCCGCTGCTCCAGCACAACAACGGGGGGCACGCGGGGGTTCTGGGTCAGTTTCCGGTTATCcagctggggggaaggagaagggggacagttgggggggcaCGCTGGGAAGACCCCCCAACCACCCTCCAAATGTCAatcacagccccccaccctctgtaGGCACCCCCATGGGGTCCCTGATcacagccccacacacacaccctgcccctagGGGGCCCActccagccccccaaaaccccagaTCTCACCATGATCAATACAGCACCCTCAGAGAGCTCAGCCAGGCGTCCAGCCATCTTCAgagccaggggggtggggctacatggggggggcaggagagatgTCAGGGGGGAATGgggaccccctccctgcccccctggggaCCCCTAAAGTTACCTCATGTCGTCCAGCCCGGCATTGGCCTGGTAGTACCCAGCCACCAGCAGGTTAGAGCGAGATGCCCACAGATCAacctggggagagggaagaggttgAAAGGGGAGCGTGCCCCATACAgcgcccccctgctgccccacacgGAGCCCCCCACACGGAGCCCCCAACAGCCACTGCAGCCTggcgcccccagcccccccaccccatagggagcccccctgcccagccccgaccaccccctgccccacagtgccccctgctgcccacctGGTTCAGAGCCACCTCCAGCATGACGCTGAGAGCCAAGTTGCTGTGGAAAAGGGGGACGCAGTCGGTGAGGAACAGACACTGGGGGGGGCCCCCCCGGCGCCCCAGGAGCAGCCCATTGACAGCGGCGTGGGGGTGCCGGGCGGCGTGGAGGCACATCTTAGCATAGGCCTGGGTGGAGACCTCCACCTCGCCCATTCTGCCAGGCAGCAAAGGGTTAAcacagccggtgcccctcactctcgacccgcagccccccactagcccagccctgccccccagtcctcccaacctgcagcccccactagcccagccctacccccccagtcctcccgacccgcagccccccactagcccggccctgccccccagtcctcccgatccgcagccccccgctagcccggccctgccccccagtcctcccgacccgcagccctcccactagcccagccctgccccgccccccagtcctcccgacccgcagcccccgcactagcccggccctgcccccccagtcctcccgacccgcagcccccgcactagcccagccctgccccccagtcctcccaacctgcagcccccactagcccagccctacccccccagtcctcccaaTCCGCAGCCCCCccgctagcccggccctgccccccagt from Malaclemys terrapin pileata isolate rMalTer1 chromosome 12, rMalTer1.hap1, whole genome shotgun sequence includes the following:
- the EMC9 gene encoding ER membrane protein complex subunit 9, encoding MGEVEVSTQAYAKMCLHAARHPHAAVNGLLLGRRGGPPQCLFLTDCVPLFHSNLALSVMLEVALNQVDLWASRSNLLVAGYYQANAGLDDMSPTPLALKMAGRLAELSEGAVLIMLDNRKLTQNPRVPPVVVLEQRDRHWLPKDKNLVMWHDWESSRHICKSLLEAKAHTQLVDFDAHLDDIRRDWTNQHLNTEIARLVSVANGSA